A window of the Lactuca sativa cultivar Salinas chromosome 7, Lsat_Salinas_v11, whole genome shotgun sequence genome harbors these coding sequences:
- the LOC111913724 gene encoding 14-3-3 protein 9: protein MAASAERENFIYVAKLAEQAERYDEMVDAMKKVAKLDIELTVEERNLLSVGYKNVVGSRRASWRILSSIEQKEESRGNEVNVKRIKEYRQKVETELSNICGDIMTVIDEHLIPSSSAGESTVFYYKMKGDYYRYLAEFKFGNDKKEAADQSLKAYQLASTAAEDLSPTHPIRLGLALNFSVFYYEIMNSPERACHLAKQAFDEAISELDSLSEESYKDSTLIMQLLRDNLTLWTSDIPEDGDDQKMEITKSGAEDE from the exons ATGGCGGCATCGGCTGAACGCGAGAATTTCATCTATGTTGCCAAGCTCGCAGAGCAAGCTGAACGCTATGATG AAATGGTGGACGCGATGAAGAAGGTAGCAAAGTTGGATATCGAATTGACTGTTGAAGAGAGGAATCTGCTGTCAGTTGGATACAAGAATGTGGTGGGATCACGAAGGGCATCATGGAGGATTTTATCTTCAATTGAGCAAAAAGAGGAATCCAGAGGCAATGAAGTGAATGTCAAAAGGATTAAAGAATACAGACAGAAGGTGGAAACAGAGCTTTCCAACATCTGTGGTGATATCATGACTGTGATTGATGAGCATCTCATTCCATCTTCATCTGCTGGAGAATCCACTGTTTTCTACTACAAAAT GAAAGGAGACTATTATAGGTATCTTGCAGAGTTCAAGTTTGGTAATGATAAAAAAGAGGCAGCTGATCAGTCACTGAAGGCTTATCAA TTGGCATCTACTGCTGCAGAGGATTTATCTCCTACTCATCCAATCCGATTGGGTTTGGCTTTGAACTTTTCtgttttctattatgagattatgAATTCTCCCGAAAG AGCCTGCCACCTGGCGAAACAAGCATTTGATGAAGCTATCTCAGAGCTTGACTCCTTGAGTGAGGAATCATACAAAGATAGCACTTTAATTATGCAGCTTCTCAGGGACAATCTCACTTTGTGGACTTCTGATATTCCAGAAGATGGAG aTGACCAAAAGATGGAGATCACAAAATCTGGTGCAGAAGATGAG TAA